One genomic region from Nocardia vinacea encodes:
- a CDS encoding TetR/AcrR family transcriptional regulator, producing MHIEVESLNGHQARSQLSTRLLLEAAGELVAEGGYASMTLATVGERAGYSRSLATARFGSKTKLLEALVDRIVRRWTITTITPRAEGLSGLDGLMVLLEGIRDQYRLDRRSLRVLYALMFEALGPGQELRERFVELHRETWEVLAGQIRRGIADGSIRATVDPVVEAQVVVAMLRGVGYQWRLAPEAFDPVPPLDHMIETTRTRLGAARLGA from the coding sequence ATGCATATTGAGGTCGAATCGCTCAACGGGCATCAAGCGCGCTCGCAGCTGTCCACGCGGTTGCTGCTGGAAGCGGCGGGTGAACTGGTCGCCGAAGGTGGGTATGCGAGCATGACCCTGGCCACGGTCGGTGAGCGTGCGGGCTACAGCCGCAGCCTTGCCACCGCGCGGTTCGGTTCCAAGACGAAATTGCTCGAGGCGCTGGTCGACCGAATCGTCAGGCGTTGGACGATTACGACGATCACGCCTCGGGCCGAAGGCCTTTCGGGGCTCGACGGTTTGATGGTTTTGCTGGAAGGCATCCGGGATCAGTACCGGCTCGACCGCCGATCGTTGCGGGTGCTCTATGCCCTGATGTTCGAAGCGCTGGGGCCTGGCCAGGAGCTGCGGGAGCGCTTCGTCGAGCTACACCGGGAGACCTGGGAAGTGCTCGCGGGACAGATTCGACGCGGAATCGCCGACGGCTCGATCCGCGCGACCGTCGATCCGGTGGTGGAAGCGCAGGTCGTCGTGGCGATGTTGCGCGGGGTCGGCTACCAATGGAGGTTGGCCCCCGAAGCATTCGATCCGGTGCCGCCGCTCGACCATATGATCGAGACGACGCGAACCCGGCTCGGCGCCGCTC
- a CDS encoding TetR/AcrR family transcriptional regulator — MARVDRNLPTPKQARSELSTSRLLDAAADLIAEGGYERMTLAAIGVRAGYSPGLVTARFGSKEGLLWALVERMVVDWQGRSLREVIGGTTGAVAIRAMLAELKSSWLRSPNRMRALYILMFEALLPVPLLQQRMLELHRDLRTSVRGVIESGMAEGTVGSDVDAEAVARLVVGGLRGAAYQAMLDPEDVAVDRALDDLGLLIDALLPVGVDHGAEKIG, encoded by the coding sequence GTGGCACGTGTGGATCGCAACCTGCCCACCCCGAAGCAGGCGCGTTCGGAACTGTCGACCAGTCGACTCCTGGACGCGGCGGCGGATCTCATCGCCGAAGGCGGCTACGAGCGCATGACGCTGGCGGCGATCGGCGTTCGCGCGGGCTATAGCCCCGGGCTGGTGACCGCACGGTTCGGTTCGAAGGAAGGGCTACTGTGGGCGCTGGTCGAACGCATGGTCGTCGACTGGCAGGGTAGGTCGCTGCGTGAGGTCATCGGCGGTACGACCGGTGCGGTCGCGATCCGGGCCATGCTGGCCGAGCTGAAGTCCAGCTGGCTTCGTTCGCCGAATCGGATGCGCGCGCTCTACATCCTGATGTTCGAGGCGTTGCTGCCGGTCCCGCTGCTACAGCAGCGCATGCTCGAACTGCACCGCGATCTGCGCACTTCGGTGCGTGGCGTCATCGAATCGGGTATGGCCGAGGGGACTGTAGGGTCCGACGTCGATGCCGAGGCGGTGGCCCGCCTGGTGGTCGGCGGTCTGCGTGGTGCGGCCTATCAGGCGATGCTCGATCCCGAGGATGTTGCCGTGGATCGAGCCCTCGATGACCTCGGCCTGCTGATCGATGCGCTGCTGCCTGTGGGTGTAGATCATGGTGCCGAAAAAATTGGTTAG
- a CDS encoding maleylpyruvate isomerase family mycothiol-dependent enzyme: MTSEAIAAWQAVRTRLDDVLDSLSADEWLLPSACAGWRVRDVIAHLGASARAVLDPLPEPADAPPLPENRERQHDVAVARRHGWSVDEVVDEYRTYSPKLVELVGSFQAEPTASQPFPVPGLGVYPMHSLANAQVFDYHCHLRHDLLGPAGPLQRSLPEPEGEVVHAAVVWMMLGLPQMQGNELDDTVTVPITFRFTGPGASEWTVHRPDPAGGLVVEEHGSADVIVTSDADAFIAWGTKRRDWRADCIISGSDSLAAVPLLDALNII; the protein is encoded by the coding sequence ATGACCTCAGAGGCAATAGCCGCTTGGCAGGCCGTACGCACTCGGCTCGACGACGTCCTCGACAGCCTCAGCGCCGACGAGTGGCTGCTGCCCTCCGCCTGTGCCGGCTGGCGAGTGCGCGATGTGATCGCCCACCTGGGCGCCAGCGCGCGAGCCGTCCTCGATCCGTTGCCGGAGCCTGCCGACGCTCCCCCGCTGCCCGAGAACAGGGAACGCCAGCACGACGTCGCGGTGGCTCGTCGCCACGGCTGGTCGGTCGATGAAGTCGTCGACGAATACCGCACCTACAGTCCGAAGCTGGTCGAGCTGGTGGGTTCATTCCAGGCCGAACCCACTGCGTCCCAACCCTTTCCGGTACCGGGACTGGGCGTATACCCGATGCATTCGCTGGCGAACGCGCAGGTGTTCGACTATCACTGCCATCTCCGCCACGATCTGCTCGGACCCGCCGGCCCGCTCCAGCGCAGCCTGCCCGAACCGGAAGGCGAAGTCGTGCACGCTGCGGTCGTCTGGATGATGCTCGGCTTGCCGCAGATGCAGGGCAATGAACTCGACGACACCGTCACCGTTCCGATCACCTTCCGGTTCACCGGACCGGGCGCGAGCGAATGGACCGTGCACCGGCCCGACCCCGCGGGCGGATTGGTCGTCGAGGAGCACGGCAGCGCCGACGTCATCGTGACCTCGGATGCGGACGCCTTCATCGCCTGGGGCACCAAACGCCGTGACTGGCGGGCGGATTGCATCATCTCCGGCTCGGATTCGCTCGCCGCGGTCCCGTTGCTGGACGCGCTGAACATCATCTAG
- a CDS encoding acyl-CoA dehydrogenase family protein, which produces MDFDDTPAEAEYRRQIREFLNPHHDELIHGDGEYLNEPGVENIDGLRRTQALLYDAGYVGVTWPIAYGGRGGTAMQQAIVTQEMALAAIPALANFVGLGMCGPTVLAHGTEDQKARYIRRLLRADDMWCQLFSEPDSGSDLAALRTTAVRQEDGTWRVDGQKVWNTRAQYSSYGILLARTDRTVAKHRGLTMFVVDMRAAGVTVRPLEQMNGDHEFTEVYLDGVVIPDIERLGAVNDGWRVALTTLMNERLAVGGGGNEVGVRLEALIQHARERLPGLPGDTQVLARQALGRVVVESLATRYTGYRRLTAIARGEIPGPEASAGKLSAVRTARAGADLGVRLLGPEAVYGRTSKGEWLWPTAQASVPGTAIAGGTDEVLRNILGERILGLPPEPRTDTQPVSAGREGRS; this is translated from the coding sequence GTGGATTTCGACGACACACCGGCCGAGGCCGAATACCGGCGCCAGATCCGGGAATTCCTGAACCCTCACCATGATGAGCTGATCCATGGGGACGGCGAATATCTCAATGAACCGGGCGTGGAGAACATCGACGGCCTGCGCCGCACGCAGGCCCTGCTGTACGACGCCGGATATGTGGGCGTCACCTGGCCGATCGCGTACGGCGGCCGCGGCGGCACGGCCATGCAGCAGGCCATCGTCACCCAGGAAATGGCCCTAGCCGCGATCCCGGCCCTCGCCAACTTCGTCGGCCTGGGCATGTGCGGACCCACTGTGCTCGCCCACGGCACAGAGGACCAGAAGGCACGCTACATCCGACGGCTACTCCGCGCCGACGACATGTGGTGCCAACTGTTCAGCGAGCCCGATTCGGGCAGCGACCTCGCCGCACTTCGCACCACCGCGGTCCGGCAGGAGGACGGCACGTGGAGGGTGGACGGGCAAAAGGTGTGGAACACCCGCGCGCAATACTCCTCGTACGGCATCCTGCTGGCTCGCACCGACCGCACTGTCGCCAAACACCGCGGACTCACGATGTTCGTCGTCGACATGCGCGCAGCCGGTGTGACGGTGCGCCCGCTCGAGCAGATGAACGGGGACCATGAATTCACCGAGGTGTACCTCGATGGCGTGGTGATTCCGGATATCGAGCGGCTCGGTGCGGTGAACGATGGCTGGCGGGTCGCGCTGACCACGCTCATGAATGAACGCCTGGCTGTCGGTGGTGGTGGCAACGAGGTCGGTGTCCGCCTCGAAGCGCTGATCCAGCACGCCCGCGAGCGCCTGCCCGGGTTGCCCGGCGATACGCAAGTGCTGGCCCGCCAAGCGCTTGGCCGGGTCGTCGTCGAATCGCTGGCGACGCGCTACACCGGCTATCGGCGTCTGACCGCCATTGCACGCGGCGAGATCCCGGGCCCGGAGGCCAGTGCAGGAAAGCTCTCGGCCGTGCGCACCGCGCGCGCCGGCGCCGATCTCGGAGTGCGGCTGCTCGGTCCGGAGGCCGTCTACGGCCGAACTTCGAAGGGTGAGTGGCTGTGGCCGACCGCACAGGCATCGGTGCCCGGCACAGCCATCGCGGGCGGCACCGACGAGGTCCTGCGCAACATCCTCGGCGAGCGAATCCTCGGACTGCCGCCCGAACCTCGGACGGATACGCAGCCAGTCTCAGCAGGTAGGGAAGGCCGATCGTGA
- a CDS encoding acyl-CoA dehydrogenase, with product MNFDLDDNQREFAAAAKEFFEGQDCLAHARALLKEPGEARPGLKSLAQLGFYGLIAPESAGGIGQSILDLAVVAEQAGRVLAGPSLVTAARAAVLLDGDTERLAALADGSTEYAVLDGSPEGSAPSIDARIATEFLALDGTTLVVGTGEPIAGEPIDATRGLASVRLTDRTVLRTDAGQLWERARQIATVILAAEDLGAADRVFEIGVEYARTRTTFGRAIGSYQAIKHRLVDAWVDVDQLRSLMWWAAWTADHSPEDLPLAASAVKAYSSRVLEEVTETLIQLHGGIGFTWEHDAHLFWRRAKVDRLLLGDEAEHLDHVALLTLETREETLL from the coding sequence GTGAACTTCGACCTCGACGACAACCAGCGCGAATTCGCCGCGGCCGCAAAGGAATTCTTCGAAGGGCAGGACTGCCTCGCTCATGCCCGCGCCCTGCTGAAGGAACCCGGCGAAGCCCGCCCGGGACTGAAGAGCCTGGCGCAACTGGGTTTCTACGGGCTCATCGCACCCGAGTCCGCCGGCGGGATCGGGCAGTCCATCCTCGACCTCGCGGTGGTCGCCGAACAAGCCGGGCGGGTGCTGGCCGGTCCGTCACTGGTCACCGCGGCGCGGGCCGCCGTCCTGCTCGACGGTGACACCGAACGACTGGCCGCGCTCGCGGACGGGTCGACCGAGTATGCCGTGCTCGACGGCTCACCGGAAGGCTCGGCGCCCTCGATCGACGCGCGTATAGCGACCGAATTCCTCGCTCTGGACGGTACAACCCTCGTCGTGGGGACCGGTGAGCCGATAGCCGGCGAACCGATCGACGCCACCCGAGGATTGGCCTCGGTGCGGCTGACCGACCGAACCGTGCTACGAACCGATGCCGGACAGCTGTGGGAACGCGCCCGCCAAATCGCGACCGTCATCCTCGCTGCGGAAGATCTCGGCGCCGCCGACCGCGTCTTCGAGATCGGTGTCGAATATGCCCGCACCAGAACAACTTTCGGCCGTGCGATCGGCTCCTACCAGGCGATCAAACACCGTCTGGTCGATGCCTGGGTCGATGTGGACCAGCTCCGCTCCCTGATGTGGTGGGCGGCGTGGACCGCCGATCACTCCCCCGAGGATTTGCCGCTGGCAGCTTCGGCGGTGAAGGCCTATAGCTCCCGTGTTCTGGAGGAGGTGACCGAAACCTTGATCCAGCTCCACGGCGGTATCGGCTTCACCTGGGAGCACGACGCGCATCTGTTCTGGAGACGCGCCAAGGTCGACCGTCTACTGCTCGGTGACGAGGCCGAGCACCTGGACCATGTCGCCCTTCTGACCCTAGAAACTCGAGAAGAGACCCTCCTATGA
- a CDS encoding MaoC family dehydratase, with translation MSDPDFTSFPLAPKGNKFEDFTVGQKLTHHWGRTLTEADNTLFCTATCNWLPQYLNSEFARSYGHPSTVVHPMLALCTVVGLSVEDLSEAGGPFLGVEDCVFHVPVYPGDTLTARSEVLDKRISASRPGVGIVTWRTEAHNDRGELVLDFKRTNLVEQRKLR, from the coding sequence ATGAGCGACCCGGATTTCACCTCCTTCCCACTGGCCCCGAAGGGCAACAAGTTCGAAGATTTCACCGTCGGACAGAAGTTGACCCACCACTGGGGCCGAACCCTGACCGAAGCCGACAACACCTTATTCTGCACGGCAACCTGCAACTGGCTGCCGCAGTATCTGAACTCCGAATTCGCCCGCAGCTACGGTCATCCGTCGACCGTGGTACATCCTATGCTGGCTCTGTGCACCGTCGTCGGGCTGTCGGTGGAAGACCTCAGCGAGGCAGGGGGGCCGTTTCTCGGGGTGGAGGACTGCGTCTTCCACGTTCCGGTGTACCCCGGTGACACCCTGACCGCCCGGTCCGAGGTGCTGGACAAACGGATCTCGGCCAGTCGGCCCGGGGTCGGCATCGTCACCTGGCGAACCGAAGCACACAACGACCGCGGTGAACTGGTCCTCGACTTCAAGCGGACCAATCTCGTCGAGCAACGGAAGCTGCGGTGA
- a CDS encoding MaoC family dehydratase, with amino-acid sequence MSRSDADLLGATGWFEDFAVGQRIRHARAATIDEVEGAYLSKLAMNTAQGHWNEHYLTDSPLGGGRLVFGLLTASMVFGLASQDTAEHALAELGCTALRFRAPVHHGDTIEAFTEVLAATDAPDRDDAGVIRFKHWGRRQDETVVFEGERTVLIKRKKHWS; translated from the coding sequence ATGAGCCGATCCGATGCCGATCTACTCGGGGCCACCGGCTGGTTCGAAGACTTCGCCGTGGGTCAGCGCATTCGCCATGCCCGGGCGGCGACCATCGACGAGGTCGAAGGCGCATACCTGTCCAAGCTGGCGATGAACACCGCGCAGGGGCACTGGAATGAGCACTACCTGACGGATTCGCCGCTCGGCGGCGGCCGCCTCGTCTTCGGCCTACTGACCGCATCCATGGTGTTCGGCCTGGCATCCCAGGACACCGCTGAGCATGCGCTTGCCGAATTGGGTTGCACCGCATTGCGGTTCCGCGCACCCGTACACCACGGCGACACCATCGAAGCCTTCACCGAGGTGCTCGCCGCCACCGATGCCCCCGATCGCGACGACGCAGGCGTCATCCGGTTCAAACACTGGGGTCGCCGCCAGGACGAGACCGTGGTCTTCGAAGGCGAGCGAACTGTCCTCATCAAACGCAAGAAGCATTGGAGCTGA
- a CDS encoding CoA ester lyase, which translates to MTTSRPNRLRRSELSTPGTSPKMIAKAAASDADLVFLDLEDAVAPNAKVGARANIIAGLNDLDWGTKVRAYRVNGVHTQWCHDDIIEVVTGAGPNIDVIIVPKVKSPRDVWFVDDLLTQLESKLGLETGRIGLELLIEETEALACVEQIAAASPRLEALILGIGDLSASQGVRASHVGVADEGEVGAYPGDIWHFARTRMIVAARANGIDAIDGPYAHFANPEGYRRDASWVATLGGVGKWCIHPSQIAIANEVFAPTEAEIKTATEIVTAVQEAEAQGLGAANYNGIMVDAATTRVFETTLERARLCGLL; encoded by the coding sequence ATGACCACATCCCGACCGAATCGACTGCGCCGCAGCGAACTGTCCACCCCGGGCACCAGCCCCAAGATGATCGCCAAGGCCGCCGCCAGCGACGCCGACCTGGTCTTCCTCGATCTCGAGGACGCGGTGGCGCCGAACGCGAAGGTGGGCGCCCGTGCGAACATCATCGCCGGGCTCAACGACCTGGACTGGGGCACGAAGGTACGCGCCTACCGTGTCAACGGCGTGCACACCCAGTGGTGCCACGACGACATCATCGAGGTCGTCACCGGTGCGGGCCCCAACATCGACGTGATCATCGTTCCCAAGGTGAAGTCGCCGCGCGACGTCTGGTTCGTCGACGACCTGCTCACCCAGTTGGAGAGCAAGCTGGGTCTCGAAACCGGCCGCATCGGCCTGGAGTTGCTCATCGAGGAGACCGAGGCACTGGCCTGCGTCGAGCAGATCGCTGCCGCCTCACCACGGCTCGAAGCGCTGATTCTCGGCATCGGCGACCTGTCAGCCAGCCAGGGCGTGCGCGCCAGCCACGTCGGAGTTGCCGATGAGGGCGAGGTCGGCGCCTACCCCGGCGATATCTGGCACTTCGCCCGTACCCGGATGATCGTGGCGGCGCGCGCCAACGGCATCGACGCCATCGACGGCCCCTACGCCCACTTCGCCAACCCCGAGGGCTACCGCCGCGACGCGAGCTGGGTCGCCACCCTCGGCGGTGTCGGCAAGTGGTGCATCCACCCCAGCCAGATCGCCATCGCCAACGAGGTCTTCGCCCCCACCGAAGCGGAGATCAAGACCGCGACCGAGATCGTGACCGCGGTTCAGGAGGCCGAGGCGCAGGGCCTGGGCGCGGCGAACTACAACGGGATCATGGTCGATGCCGCTACCACCCGGGTCTTCGAGACCACACTGGAGCGCGCGCGCCTGTGCGGGCTGCTCTGA
- a CDS encoding CoA transferase, with product MPGPLEDVRVVDLTAMLAGPYATMLLTDLGAQVVKVEPPQGDTTRTVGPYREGDSRDGLAGYFQSVNRGKRSVVLDLKTEEGKGKLLELVRVADVVVENYAAGVMDRLGLGYEVLQEQNPRLVYATLRGFGDPRTGDSPYRNWPAFDVVAQAMGGFLGVTGTPDGTPIKSGPGIGDLFPATLLAVGILAALHHARRTGEGQFMDVAMYDAVLSMCERTVYQYSYTGDVPAPQGNTHPLLCPFDILPTVDGWIALAANDKQWPIICEAMGRPEMAVDERYTSNSARVRHRIEVRSALEEWLATTTTKEVVDALGGKVPIGPVNSIADIYADPHTAAREMLVPIEQPGSDTPVTVAGQPIKLTRTPSRVYGRGPLLGEHDVDGIIAEWNLA from the coding sequence ATGCCAGGACCGCTCGAAGACGTGCGGGTCGTCGATCTGACGGCCATGCTGGCCGGCCCGTACGCGACCATGCTGTTGACCGATCTCGGTGCACAGGTGGTCAAAGTCGAACCCCCGCAAGGCGACACCACCCGCACCGTCGGGCCGTACCGGGAGGGAGACTCCCGGGACGGTCTGGCCGGATACTTCCAGTCGGTCAACCGGGGAAAACGCAGTGTCGTACTGGACCTCAAGACCGAAGAGGGCAAGGGCAAGCTCCTCGAACTGGTGCGCGTCGCCGACGTCGTCGTCGAGAACTACGCCGCCGGGGTCATGGACCGGCTGGGGCTCGGCTACGAGGTTCTGCAGGAGCAGAACCCGCGGCTGGTCTACGCGACCCTGCGCGGCTTCGGAGATCCGCGTACCGGCGACAGCCCGTACCGGAACTGGCCCGCGTTCGACGTGGTCGCTCAGGCGATGGGCGGATTCCTAGGAGTCACCGGCACGCCCGACGGGACGCCGATCAAGTCCGGCCCCGGCATCGGAGATCTGTTCCCGGCCACACTGCTGGCCGTGGGCATTCTGGCCGCACTGCATCACGCGCGCCGGACCGGCGAGGGGCAGTTTATGGACGTTGCCATGTACGACGCTGTGCTATCGATGTGTGAACGCACCGTCTACCAGTACTCCTATACTGGTGATGTCCCTGCGCCGCAAGGCAATACGCATCCGCTGCTGTGCCCGTTCGATATTCTGCCCACCGTCGACGGTTGGATCGCATTGGCCGCCAACGACAAACAATGGCCCATCATCTGCGAAGCTATGGGTCGCCCGGAAATGGCCGTCGACGAGCGGTACACGTCCAATTCAGCTCGGGTTCGCCACCGTATCGAGGTCAGGTCCGCCTTGGAAGAGTGGCTCGCCACTACGACGACGAAAGAGGTCGTCGACGCCCTCGGCGGGAAGGTGCCGATCGGTCCCGTGAATTCGATCGCCGACATCTACGCCGACCCGCACACCGCCGCGCGGGAAATGCTCGTACCGATCGAACAACCCGGCAGCGACACCCCGGTGACCGTCGCCGGTCAGCCCATCAAACTGACCCGCACACCCAGCCGGGTCTACGGGCGCGGCCCACTGCTCGGTGAGCACGATGTCGACGGCATCATCGCCGAGTGGAACCTCGCTTGA
- a CDS encoding DUF1330 domain-containing protein: MSGGIGALYPQFGTGKFTPAYVIVNFDVLDEQAGLAYAAVAQQSILNHGGHYLVAGPAPKPVEGTWDSSGFVVIEFPDMDRIREWYDSAEYRRAREIRKDKARVAMLFAEGAPPEGFSRPA, translated from the coding sequence CTGTCCGGAGGCATCGGCGCGCTCTACCCGCAGTTCGGGACGGGGAAATTCACGCCCGCTTACGTCATCGTCAACTTCGATGTGCTCGACGAGCAGGCCGGCTTGGCCTACGCGGCCGTGGCCCAGCAGTCCATCCTCAACCACGGCGGCCATTACCTGGTCGCAGGACCCGCGCCCAAGCCCGTCGAAGGCACCTGGGACTCCTCCGGGTTCGTGGTCATCGAGTTTCCCGACATGGACCGGATCCGGGAGTGGTACGACTCCGCCGAGTACCGGCGGGCCCGGGAGATACGAAAGGACAAGGCCCGGGTGGCCATGCTGTTCGCCGAGGGCGCACCGCCCGAGGGCTTCTCCCGCCCGGCCTAG
- a CDS encoding helix-turn-helix domain-containing protein, with the protein MGRIPNDSCAIARSLEVLGERWTFLILREAVAGSSRFSEFRNGLGVAPDVLTARLNTLVAYGVMEKVPYREPGERARFSYVLTDAGRELLVVLLALQQWGDKHLPWPDGPSILRQVAGTERAVHVGFIDDDGNEVDESSMALIPTAASCGRK; encoded by the coding sequence ATGGGCAGGATTCCGAATGACAGTTGCGCTATCGCCCGCAGTCTGGAGGTGCTGGGCGAGCGCTGGACGTTTCTGATCCTGCGCGAGGCCGTGGCGGGGTCGAGCCGATTCTCGGAGTTCCGCAACGGGCTCGGTGTGGCGCCGGACGTTCTCACCGCACGCCTGAACACGCTGGTCGCATACGGCGTGATGGAGAAGGTGCCCTACCGGGAACCGGGAGAGCGGGCTCGCTTCTCGTACGTGCTCACGGATGCGGGCCGGGAACTCCTCGTCGTCCTGCTCGCCCTGCAGCAATGGGGCGACAAGCACCTGCCTTGGCCGGACGGGCCGAGCATCCTGCGCCAAGTCGCGGGCACCGAACGAGCGGTGCACGTCGGGTTCATCGACGATGACGGAAACGAAGTCGACGAAAGCTCCATGGCACTGATTCCGACCGCCGCCTCCTGCGGCCGGAAGTAG